AGCGCCATCTGATAGTCTTTCTCCGCCCTCTCCACTATTTTATGAGCCCCCCGTATGGCTGCGGCTGCAATTATTTTAGACACGTTAAATCCTCCTTCCAAATCGTAAGATTTTTCAAATATATCAAGCTTCCAGATCGCGACGCTTAGCCATATCGAAGAGCACCCTCTCTCTCGCCTTGTCGATACCGAGATCTGCTCTCTTTTTGTCTATATGCGCAATCATCAACTGGGCCGCCTTGAGCGGATCGGGCTCAAAGGCCCATTTGCCCTTCACTATCTCTTCATATTCTTCAAAGAGAAATTTGGAAACTTCCTCGGAACCGGTCGTCGGCCAGGTAGTTCCGAATACCGTAAAAACACCGGAAGCAACAAAATATTCGCCGATCGCAACGGCCTTCTCACTCATCCATTCCAGCGAAGCGCCGGCGGCAGGAAGATCGCTGATATCTTTGCCCAGCCCGCCAGCCTTGACCATTGCCGTCGCCGCCACCAGGATTCTGCTGTCGTCAAGGCAGGAACCCACATGCAGAACAGGAGGAATGCCTACGGCCTCACATACGGAAGCAAGCCCCGCGCCGGCAAATTCCTGCGCCGCCTCGGGCCTGAGCAGACCAGCCTCGCCCGCAATCTGGGCCGCACAACCGCTTGCCAGAACGAGCACATCGTTTTTGATCAGCTCCTTCATCAGTTCCAGGGTGGCCTTGTTGTGGGTACCGCGGGCATTGTTGCACCCGACTACCCCTGCAACGCCCCGGATCAAGCCATTGACGATATTGTCGTTCAGCGGATGGTAGGAAGCGCGGAACATCCCGCCCAGCAGGTAATTGATCGTCTCATGCGTAAAACCGACAACCTGGTCGCTCTTTTCTGATGGTATATCAATAAGTTCCGGCTTTCTGTTCTTGTAATTCCGGATCGCCATCATCAACATATCTCTGGCGACCTGGGTTGCGTTATGATCATCAAACTCCATGTGCAGGGCGCCTTCGATCTTCGCCTTGGGAGAAGTTGTGACAATCTTCGTATGATAATGGGCCGCGACCGACACCACCGACTGCATGATGCACTGGATATCCACCGTCATCAGCTCAACGGCGCCGGTGACAAGCGCCAGTTCCTGCTGGAGGAAGTTTCCGGCAACGGGAACGCCGTGACGCATAAGTATCTCGTTTGCCGTGCAGCAGATTCCGGCCAGATTTATGCCCTTGGCGCCAACCGCCTCCGCCGCCTTCTGAATCTCCGGATCCTTGGCCAGAACAATCATCACCTCCGGCAGGAGAGGATCATGCCCGTGGATGATGACATTGACATAGTCCTTTTTCAGAACTCCGAGGTTGATCTCGCCGGCGATCGGCACCGGGGAACCAAGAAGGATATCCTGTAGCTCTGTCCCAATCATCGAACCTCCCCAGCCGTTTCCCAGGGAGGTACGGGCCGCCTGCATTAGGATGTGTTTGTAGTCCTGATCGACTCCCATCAGGGTGCGATGCATGGTCTCCACTATCTCGCGGTCGATACCTCGCGGGAAAATGCCAATCTTTCTCCACAGTTCCTTTCGCTTCTCCGGGGCCCGCTGGGCAAAGGCGCACTCGCCATGCTGACGACCAAATTCGGCGATCGCCTTCTCGCCTACCTCAATGGCGATCTCTTTAACAGTGCGCTCTCCAATCTCAACGCCCAAATCCATCGCAACCTGGTAGAGCTTCTGCTCATCCTTTATCTTGAATTCGGGAAGCTCACCCTTGGCAGCCATCAGAAACATCTCTGCCACGCCCCGGCCATGGTCGGAGTGGGCAGCGCAGCCGCTGGCCACCATCCGGGCAAAGTTCCGGGCGGAAAT
Above is a genomic segment from Syntrophobacterales bacterium containing:
- the cooS gene encoding anaerobic carbon-monoxide dehydrogenase catalytic subunit; the encoded protein is MTEVFQKSIEPASLKMIDKAFADQVNLVFDRAASLKPCPIGSEGDCCKMCAMGPCRVPAPKDKTKPRPVGLCGATAATISARNFARMVASGCAAHSDHGRGVAEMFLMAAKGELPEFKIKDEQKLYQVAMDLGVEIGERTVKEIAIEVGEKAIAEFGRQHGECAFAQRAPEKRKELWRKIGIFPRGIDREIVETMHRTLMGVDQDYKHILMQAARTSLGNGWGGSMIGTELQDILLGSPVPIAGEINLGVLKKDYVNVIIHGHDPLLPEVMIVLAKDPEIQKAAEAVGAKGINLAGICCTANEILMRHGVPVAGNFLQQELALVTGAVELMTVDIQCIMQSVVSVAAHYHTKIVTTSPKAKIEGALHMEFDDHNATQVARDMLMMAIRNYKNRKPELIDIPSEKSDQVVGFTHETINYLLGGMFRASYHPLNDNIVNGLIRGVAGVVGCNNARGTHNKATLELMKELIKNDVLVLASGCAAQIAGEAGLLRPEAAQEFAGAGLASVCEAVGIPPVLHVGSCLDDSRILVAATAMVKAGGLGKDISDLPAAGASLEWMSEKAVAIGEYFVASGVFTVFGTTWPTTGSEEVSKFLFEEYEEIVKGKWAFEPDPLKAAQLMIAHIDKKRADLGIDKARERVLFDMAKRRDLEA